Proteins encoded together in one Coffea arabica cultivar ET-39 chromosome 2c, Coffea Arabica ET-39 HiFi, whole genome shotgun sequence window:
- the LOC113722947 gene encoding furcatin hydrolase-like, with product MALQGSIIVSLLILANFLSVNVLSSGSTAPSNITNALKRSSFPPRFIFGAASSAYQYEGAAFEDGKGPSIWDTYTHKYPEKILDRSNGDLADNFYHRYKEDVRLMKFIGLNGFRFSISWARVIPHGKLSKGVNKAGIAFYNNLINDLLSKGIQPFVTLFHWDVPQVLEDEYGGFLSPHIVKDFRDFAELCFKEFGDRVKHWSTFNEPWSFATGGYDSSTIIGTLAPGRCSAWMNKGCPAGNSAVEPYLVGHHILLSHAVVVKLYRDKYKASHKGQIGIVLVTNWMMPFSNLSADVNAAQRTLDFFYGWFLDPLTYGDYPKIMRSIIGARLPKFSHQQKLLLKGSIDFLGVNYYTSSYVSNIHAANSVNISYSTDLSVNLTSERNGKLIGAPTGVSIFYDYPEGLTDLLVYTKKKYNNPVIYITENGIGDANIHTVKEGVNDPQRIRFYRGHLSAVKAAIKAGVRVKGFFAWTFIDTFEWGSGYTLRFGINFVDFKNGLKRYPKRSALWLKGFLK from the exons ATGGCACTTCAAGGGTCTATTATTGTTAGTTTATTAATTTTAGCAAACTTCTTGTCTGTGAATGTACTTTCATCTGGAAGTACTGCACCAAGCAATATAACAAATGCACTAAAACGGAGCAGTTTCCCCCCGCGGTTCATATTTGGAGCAGCTTCCTCGGCATATCAG TATGAGGGAGCAGCATTTGAGGATGGAAAAGGACCTAGTATTTGGGATACCTACACCCACAAATATCCAG AAAAAATACTGGATCGCAGCAATGGGGACTTGGCTGATAATTTTTATCATCGTTACAAG GAAGATGTCCGACTGATGAAATTCATAGGTTTGAATGGATTCAGATTCTCCATCTCATGGGCAAGAGTTATACCTC ATGGTAAGCTCAGTAAaggagtgaataaagcaggcaTAGCCTTCTACAACAATCTTATCAACGATCTACTATCAAAAG GTATACAGCCTTTTGTGACACTATTTCATTGGGATGTTCCTCAAGTGCTAGAAGATGAATATGGTGGCTTTTTAAGCCCTCATATTGT GAAAGATTTTCGAGATTTTGCAGAGCTTTGTTTTAAAGAATTTGGAGATAGAGTGAAGCATTGGAGCACCTTCAACGAGCCATGGTCTTTTGCCACTGGTGGATATGACTCTAGCACCATAATAGGCACTCTTGCACCAGGGAGGTGTTCAGCATGGATGAACAAAGGATGCCCAGCTGGGAATTCTGCAGTTGAGCCCTATTTGGTTGGCCATCACATTCTGCTTAGCCATGCAGTTGTTGTTAAATTGTACAGGGACAAGTACAAG GCATCTCACAAGGGTCAGATTGGGATAGTGCTTGTGACTAATTGGATGATGCCTTTCTCCAATCTGTCGGCCGATGTTAATGCTGCCCAACGAACCCTTGACTTTTTCTATGGATG GTTTCTGGATCCCTTAACCTATGGAGATTATCCAAAAATCATGCGTAGCATCATTGGAGCACGATTACCAAAATTCTCTCATCAACAAAAACTTTTGCTAAAAGGCTCCATAGATTTCCTTGGAGTAAATTACTACACTTCAAGTTATGTCTCTAATATTCATGCTGCTAACAGTGTCAATATTAGCTATTCCACTGACCTTAGCGTTAATCTCACAA GTGAACGAAATGGAAAACTAATTGGAGCACCG ACAGGAGTAAGTATCTTTTACGATTATCCAGAAGGGCTTACAGATCTCCTTGTCTACACAAAGAAAAAGTACAACAATCCCGTCATCTATATCACTGAAAATG GAATTGGAGATGCCAATATCCATACTGTAAAGGAAGGAGTGAATGATCCACAAAGGATACGCTTTTACCGTGGCCATCTTTCAGCAGTGAAGGCGGCCATCAA GGCAGGTGTTAGAGTCAAAGGTTTTTTTGCATGGACGTTCATAGACACATTTGAATGGGGCTCAGGTTACACCTTGAGATTTGGCATTAACTTTGTTGACTTTAAAAATGGACTTAAAAGGTACCCCAAGCGTTCAGCACTATGGTTGAAAGGATTCCTCAAGTAA